From one Coffea eugenioides isolate CCC68of chromosome 11, Ceug_1.0, whole genome shotgun sequence genomic stretch:
- the LOC113751477 gene encoding uncharacterized protein LOC113751477 has protein sequence MTSKDIGWEHGKPVGGNRKIVRCNYCGKIMHGGITRLKEHVGHVIGQVEPCPRASSEVRDLMKMHLKIGKIQRATIKQKKEEILNSFQQESMHGNFNMVGDEEDEAFFEIDEESRMALEKKQMKQAIRESQYLQFLDEQRRHSVSGSRPSMFMSGNMGVGTSNPTTSENKRGLSRNFSVRQADEMTSRGIESHMFPSKQKSVKLMFAKENIKRVGKAVSKFFHFNAIPFHAADNPYYQSMIDEIAKAGSGIKGPSAYQIGNEYLDEEFEELEKYLRDIYDKFSTFGCTLMCDGWSTRTKHPIINFMVYCDRHMIYHSSVDCTNIKKTAEYIFKLMDEVVEVVGEKNVVQVVTDSESSMKAAGQLLMKKRKNLFWSPCAAHCIDLMLEDIGKMDNVKETIAQGKKITSFIYNSDKVVNLMKTYTKKRELLRPGITRFATEFISMESLLRHCTELKRMCTSDEWAEFNNTTKRKAEAIKVAELILSEKFWKKVRNVCAIMEPLVKVLKTIDQDNKPTLPIIYEAMDRAKMAIQKSVKSWKTIWEVIDNRWYNQLHRDLHAAAYFLNPILQYSGTCEFNLDEVRRGLKNVIAKLEPNLDAQVDSINEIKIFADKKGGFGSAIAARALPKSLPAEWWLNYGEDAPNLRNIAVKILSQTCTSSGCERNWSTWSLIHTKLRNRLAVKKLHKLVFVHYNMRLKVKNLMHQRDTDDFYNPIDLNHIFHQDDILDDWIRENEQPTLPEDNLDWLDKGIHQTESESSEYQEHDKDGFGDTLSQYITKRNKKGLAASSSRKQKSKTKQTSKQTVPSSSNKSDSSNDDDDNGDNGDGGNNSSRHSGYNRDSQQAGGMSWAQGQDNYYATQDTDHGYRPGIEAQRQFLNDLTQFSSEDTFSHHSGTSQLGYGYDQSYGITPDYYSGYRPFDRPGQVERSTSIHGSGYYEKEIDKSHDGSSFDSNNIGFYGHDSTASYGTSDSVNYRGFGYYHQQIISNPEVLPSNDYGTSSQSSHPVNTPDNSFTLPTQGPMPLPHLFYHSSTNQDDFEPHRHSTWY, from the exons ATGACGAGCAAGGATATTGGTTGGGAACATGGTAAACCCGTGGGAGGGAATAGAAAAATTGTGAGATGCAATTATTGTGGAAAAATAATGCATGGTGGCATTACAAGGTTGAAAGAACATGTCGGTCATGTCATAGGACAAGTTGAGCCTTGTCCAAGGGCCTCAAGTGAAGTTAGAGATTTAATGAAAATGCATCTAAAGATTGGTAAGATTCAAAGAGCTacaataaaacagaaaaaagaagaaatattgaATTCTTTCCAACAAGAAAGTATGCATGGTAATTTCAACATGGTTGGCGACGAGGAGGACGAAGCCTTTTTTGAAATTGATGAAGAAAGTCGGATGGCGttggaaaaaaaacaaatgaagcAAGCAATTAGAGAGAGCCAATACTTGCAATTTTTAGACGAACAACGAAGGCATTCGGTATCTGGGAGTCGACCTTCTATGTTTATGTCAG GGAATATGGGTGTTGGCACTTCAAACCCAACGACTtctgaaaataaaagaggattgTCACGTAATTTCAGTGTCAGACAAGCAGATGAAATGACAAGCAGAGGAATTGAATCACATATGTTTCCTTCGAAacaaaaatcagtcaaattaaTGTTTGCgaaggaaaatataaaaagagtTGGTAAGGCAGTTTCAAAGTTTTTTCATTTCAATGCTATACCATTTCATGCAGCTGACAATCCTTATTATCAATCGATGATTGATGAAATTGCCAAAGCTGGTTCTGGTATTAAAGGCCCTTCAGCTTATCAAATTGGAAATGAATATTTAGATGAAGAATTTGAAGAGCTTGAGAAATATCTTCGAGatatttatgataaattttcaacttttgGTTGTACACTTATGTGTGATGGGTGGAGCACTCGTACAAAACATCCAATAATAAATTTTATGGTATACTGTGATAGGCACATGATATACCATAGTTCAGTTGATTGTACCAATATTAAGAAAACTGCTGAATATATTTTCAAGTTAATGGATGAGGTAGTAGAGGTTGTGGGGGAAAAAAATGTTGTGCAAGTTGTGACAGATAGTGAATCTAGTATGAAAGCTGCTGGACAACTGttgatgaaaaaaagaaaaaatcttttCTGGTCACCTTGCGCTGCGCATTGTATAGATTTGATGTTGGAGGatattggcaaaatggataatGTAAAAGAAACTATTGCTCAGGGGAAGAAGATAACAAGTTTCATATATAACAGTGACAAAGTAGTGAATCTGATGAAGACATAtacaaaaaaaagggaactGCTACGTCCAGGTATCACTAGATTTGCAACTGAATTCATTTCTATGGAAAGTCTTCTTCGGCATTGTACAGAACTGAAAAGAATGTGCACCTCAGATGAATGGGCAGAGTTTAATAACACTACCAAGAGAAAAGCAGAAGCTATTAAAGTAGCTGAGTTGATATTGTCAGAGAAGTTTTGGAAAAAAGTTAGAAATGTGTGTGCAATAATGGAGCCTCTGGtcaaagttttaaaaactattgATCAAGATAATAAGCCAACATTGCCAATTATTTATGAGGCAATGGATAGAGCAAAAATGGCTATTCAAAAGTCGGTGAAATCTTGGAAAACAATTTGGGAAGTGATTGATAATAGATGGTACAATCAACTTCATCGGGATTTACATGCGGCAG CATATTTTTTGAACCCGATCCTTCAATATTCTGGAACTTGTGAGTTTAATCTGGATGAAGTTCGAAGAGGGTTAAAGAACGTCATTGCAAAGTTGGAGCCAAATTTAGATGCACAAGTTGATTCAATAAATGAG ATCAAAATTTTTGCAGACAAAAAGGGAGGCTTTGGAAGTGCTATTGCAGCAAGAGCATTACCAAAATCTTTACCAG CTGAATGGTGGCTTAACTACGGTGAAGATGCGCCAAATTTAAGGAATATTGCAGTGAAAATATTGAGTCAAACCTGCACATCCTCTGGTTGTGAGCGAAATTGGAGTACATGGTCATTAATTCATACAAAACTACGCAACCGTTTGGCAgttaaaaaattgcataaattagtTTTTGTGCATTACAATATGCGATTGAAGGTGAAAAATTTGATGCATCAAAGAGATACTGATGATTTCTACAACCCAATTGACTTGAATCACATTTTTCACCAAGATGATATATTGGATGATTGGATAAGAGAAAATGAACAACCCACATTGCCTGAAGATAATCTGGATTGGTTGGATAAGGGCATTCATCAAACTGAATCAGAAAGTAGTGAATATCAAGAACATGACAAGGATGGTTTTGGTGATACATTGTCCCAATATATTaccaaaagaaataagaaaggTCTTGCTGCATCCTCAAGTAGGAAACAAAAAAGTAAGACTAAACAAACCAGTAAGCAGACTGTTCCGTCATCTTCAAATAAAAGTGACAGCagtaatgatgatgatgacaaTGGTGACAATGGAGATGGAGGGAACAATTCTTCCAGGCATAGTGGTTACAATCGAGATAGCCAACAAGCAGGAGGTATGTCATGGGCTCAAGGACAAGATAATTATTATGCCACTCAAGATACTGATCATGGCTATCGTCCTGGTATAGAAGCACAACGTCAATTCCTCAATGATTTAACTCAATTTTCAAGTGAGGATACTTTCTCTCACCATTCAGG TACTAGTCAATTGGGATATGGCTATGACCAATCATATGGAATCACTCCTGACTATTACAGTGGATATCGGCCATTTGACAGACCTGGACAGGTTGAAAGGTCTACTAGCATTCATGGTAGTGGAtactatgaaaaagaaatagataAGTCTCATGATGGTTCTTCTTTTGATTCCAATAACATTGGATTTTATGGTCATGATTCTACTGCATCATATGGTACCAGCGATAGTGTTAACTATCGAGGATTTGGATACTACCATCAACAAATCATCTCCAATCCAGAAGTTCTTCCGTCCAATGATTATGGAACATCTAGTCAATCCTCACATCCAGTAAATACACCAGATAACTCGTTTACACTACCTACTCAAGGTCCTATGCCACTTCCACATCTGTTTTACCATTCATCGACCAATCaggatgattttgaaccacatcgTCATTCTACTTGGTATTAA